A single Musa acuminata AAA Group cultivar baxijiao chromosome BXJ2-1, Cavendish_Baxijiao_AAA, whole genome shotgun sequence DNA region contains:
- the LOC135598908 gene encoding uncharacterized protein LOC135598908: MVFNHNDQSLADHMADQFSCEDVRHLACDDQHPPFNEDSRCESIPTKSPASGNTSEMPSGNGKRPLCGDGACLAANKRSKQANHNVQSSSFEEIGFSASEEMPAVAAEDLKLKGQGTAPVTEDLAIQATCSHWFTQGTSQEIGLDPHVRLPSYPSYFGDSCQVAKFDEDEEIFSPDFNYFKQKHVAIGMDHQADIPELRSHEFKNHIRDYHDCSPPLTPVTSSSSCDDLIIDGGVSDKWLGAPVMPMPDSTLLASDGVVLHHNTDCSCPDEGSIRCLRQHVMEAREKLMRKLGQERFVGLGFGDMGEVVAQKWTEEEEQLFHEVVLSNPASLGKNFWEKLPQVFPARSSKELVSYYFNVYMLRKRAAQNRLELLHVDSDNDEWQESDDAEFATEEEDEIDSVVDSPLADEGAVSGEEDDPEEAGITEKIDDIEDSDYCTFSRPNEKWSWHDVKGCTTGESNLFSSVQFTRSNSNHCSEEQDIQDHSCTSYEGQHNVADICDPVDIFHFQRGLIGDHENLHKEYQNNGLSGLTDNSFFCGHHNLKAWDMSYSSGTEKEDFLSTCDVIDEVFGEEPWESENLS, from the exons ATGGTATTTAACCATAATGATCAGTCTCTTGCTGATCACATGGCTGACCAATTTTCTTGTGAAGATGTAAGACATTTGGCTTGTGATGATCAACATCCACCATTTAATGAAGATTCTCGGTGTGAATCTATCCCTACCAAATCACCAGCTTCAG GCAACACCAGTGAAATGCCATCAGGCAATGGCAAACGACCTCTTTGTGGTGATGGGGCTTGCCTCGCTGCAAACAAGCGCTCGAAGCAAGCGAACCACAATGTGCAATCGAGTTCATTTGAAGAAATTGGCTTCAGTGCCTCTGAAGAGATGCCAGCAG tTGCTGCTGAGGACTTAAAGTTGAAGGGTCAAGGAACTGCTCCTGTCACTGAGGACCTTGCTATTCAGGCAACTTGCAGCCACTGGTTCACACAGGGTACTAGCCAAGAAATTGGTTTGGACCCACATGTTAGGCTGCCTTCTTATCCTAGTTACTTTGGAGATTCTTGTCAAGTAGCCAAGTTTGATGAGGATGAAGAGATCTTTTCACctgattttaattatttcaaaCAGAAGCATGTTGCTATTGGAATGGATCATCAGGCTGATATTCCAGAGTTACGATCCCATGAATTTAAGAACCATATAAGGGATTATCATGATTGTTCTCCTCCACTGACCCCAGTGACAAGTTCATCATCATGTGATGATCTTATAATTGATGGAGGTGTCAGTGATAAATGGCTTGGGGCACCTGTAATGCCTATGCCTGATTCTACTTTATTGGCTTCAGATGGTGTAGTCTTACACCATAATACAGACTGTAGCTGCCCAGATGAGGGTTCAATCAGATGCCTGAGACAGCATGTGATGGAAGCTAGAGAAAAGCTTATGCGAAAACTGGGGCAGGAGAGGTTTGTGGGCTTGGGTTTCGGTGATATGGGTGAGGTTGTAGCTCAAAAATGGACTGAAGAGGAGGAACAACTATTCCATGAAGTTGTGTTGTCAAATCCTGCATCACTGGGCAAGAATTTCTGGGAGAAACTGCCTCAGGTGTTTCCTGCTCGAAGTAGTAAAGAACTAGTAAGCTACTATTTTAATGTATACATGTTGCGAAAGCGGGCTGCACAGAATAGGTTGGAACTGCTTCATGTAGACAGCGATAATGATGAATGGCAAGAAAGTGATGATGCTGAATTTGCAACGGAAGAGGAAGATGAAATAGATTCTGTGGTGGATTCTCCTCTTGCAGATGAAGGTGCTGTTTCTGGTGAAGAAGATGATCCTGAGGAAGCAGGTATAACGGAAAAAATTGATGATATAGAGGATTCCGATTATTGCACCTTTTCTAGGCCAAATGAAAAATGGTCCTGGCATGATGTGAAAGGATGTACTACTGGTGAGTCGAACCTTTTTTCTAGCGTGCAGTTTACCAGAAGCAATTCGAACCATTGTTCTGAGGAGCAAGACATTCAGGACCATTCATGCACATCCTATGAGGGTCAGCACAATGTAGCTGATATCTGTGATCCTGTTGATATTTTTCACTTCCAGCGTGGCTTGATTGGGGACCATGAAAACTTGCATAAAGAGTATCAGAACAATGGTTTAAGTGGTTTAACAGATAACAGTTTCTTCTGTGGTCATCACAACCTAAAAGCTTGGGACATGAGTTATAGCTCTGGAACAGAGAAAGAGGACTTCCTATCAACATGCGATGTGATAGATGAGGTATTTGGAGAAGAACCTTGGGAAAGTGAAAACCTGTCATAG